In the genome of Actinomadura graeca, one region contains:
- a CDS encoding cytochrome P450 — protein MTSVLAPPPEGSGLKAVPGVPGIPYIGNTLQVMRHPFDYARKRYDEYGAVAWGWLLGQRTVTVQGPEAAEVVLVNRDKAFANGPAWSYFIGPFFYRGIMLLDFDEHLHHRRIMQQAFTRARLRSYLDAMAPGIVTGLDAWRPGAGFKVYDHVKQLTLDLATDVFMGVGLSRAERDRVNGAFVDAVRAGTAYVRFPVPGLRWHRGLRARKVLEGFFRDQVPAKRRDGGDDLFAALCEAETDDGHRFTDEDVVNHMIFALMAAHDTTTITLTTMAYHLARHPEWQERLREESLALGTASPTDAELDSLTGADMVMKESLRLVAPVPALPRKVVKDTSILGFHIPEGATVVVPTLTNHHMADWWPDPERFDPGRFGPDRREDRIHKYAWSPFGGGAHKCIGLYFAGMQVKAILHQMLVRYRWSVPERYEWPLDTTSLPSPKDGLPVRLDRCETA, from the coding sequence ATGACGAGCGTCCTCGCGCCACCGCCGGAGGGCAGCGGGCTGAAAGCCGTCCCCGGCGTGCCCGGCATCCCCTACATCGGCAACACGCTGCAGGTGATGCGGCACCCGTTCGACTACGCCCGCAAGCGCTACGACGAGTACGGCGCGGTCGCCTGGGGATGGCTGCTCGGCCAGCGGACGGTCACGGTGCAGGGCCCGGAGGCCGCCGAGGTCGTGCTGGTCAACCGGGACAAGGCGTTCGCCAACGGCCCGGCCTGGAGCTACTTCATCGGCCCGTTCTTCTACCGCGGCATCATGCTGCTGGACTTCGACGAGCACCTGCACCACCGCCGCATCATGCAGCAGGCGTTCACCAGGGCGCGGCTCCGCTCCTACCTGGACGCGATGGCGCCCGGCATCGTCACGGGCCTGGACGCGTGGCGGCCCGGAGCCGGCTTCAAGGTCTACGACCACGTCAAGCAGCTCACCCTGGACCTCGCCACCGACGTGTTCATGGGCGTCGGGCTGAGCAGGGCCGAGCGCGACCGCGTCAACGGCGCCTTCGTCGACGCCGTCCGGGCGGGCACCGCGTACGTGCGCTTCCCGGTCCCGGGGCTGCGCTGGCACCGCGGGCTGCGGGCACGCAAAGTGCTGGAGGGGTTCTTCCGCGACCAGGTGCCCGCCAAGCGCCGCGACGGCGGCGACGACCTGTTCGCCGCGCTCTGCGAGGCCGAGACCGACGACGGCCACCGCTTCACCGACGAGGACGTCGTCAACCACATGATCTTCGCGCTGATGGCGGCGCACGACACCACGACGATCACGCTGACGACGATGGCGTACCACCTGGCCAGGCATCCCGAATGGCAGGAGCGGCTGCGCGAGGAGTCCCTGGCGCTCGGGACGGCCTCGCCCACCGACGCCGAGCTGGACTCCCTCACCGGCGCGGACATGGTGATGAAGGAGTCGCTGCGGCTGGTCGCGCCCGTCCCGGCACTGCCCCGCAAGGTCGTCAAGGACACCTCGATCCTCGGCTTCCACATCCCCGAGGGCGCGACCGTGGTCGTCCCGACGCTCACCAACCACCACATGGCCGACTGGTGGCCGGACCCGGAGCGGTTCGACCCCGGCCGGTTCGGGCCCGATCGCCGCGAGGACAGGATCCACAAGTACGCGTGGTCGCCGTTCGGCGGCGGCGCGCACAAGTGCATCGGCCTGTACTTCGCGGGCATGCAGGTGAAGGCGATCTTGCACCAGATGCTGGTGCGCTATCGCTGGAGCGTGCCGGAACGGTACGAATGGCCCCTGGACACCACGTCCCTGCCGTCGCCGAAGGACGGGCTGCCCGTCCGGCTCGACCGCTGCGAGACCGCGTGA
- a CDS encoding AMP-binding protein — MPSAANTLLRLGARLGSTAQNALEVARFGGFDTDEDASPYEVVSERRVHRLRHYFPGEGGGPVMLLVPPLMMTAEVYDISSRVSAVATLRRLGIDPWVVDFGAPEREPGGLERTITDHVLAVDDAVDRIRDITGRDVHLAGYSQGGMFVYQAAAYRRAEGIASVVTFGSPSDTSVGLPFGLPGRLAAEGAERIPDWLLGAFAVPGWVTRTGFQLLSPVKSVRSRVDFILQLHDRERLASRERQRRFLEREGWVSWPGPALAEFVRQFVQHNRMLTGGFVIGDRLVTLADITCPVLTFVGEVDEIAPPPMVRGIRRAAPRAPVYEASLRAGHFGLVVGGLAIGRTWPAVAGWARWREDGGALPEIVTPVSGDEEATPAGLPGGPAGYGLRLAAGAGADAARQAFTAAARTVRGTRRLAGEAAQNLPRLTRLERIGPDTRMSLGLLLDEQAARRPDEVFFLYQGRAHRHEAAKTRVDAIVRGLIDIGVRQGEPVGVLMDTRPTALALVAALSRLGAVAVLLRPDGDTAAEARLGQVTRVIADPGHAGRAAGLDGVRAYLLGGRGTGDRGALPDMELIDPARVTLPGWYRPNPGRADDLAFVVFTGDGEHLRAGRVTNRRWALSAFGTASSAALSPADTVFSLTPIQHPSALLMSLGGAVAGGARLALASAYDPETFWDEARRYGVTVASYTWTLLRDLVNAPPHPGERHHPVRLFIGSGMPRGLWRRVEERFAPARVLEFYASTEGGTILVNLSGKKPGSLGRPMPGGAPVRLARYDLEGGRLAEGADGFAVECAPGEIGMLLARVRPSAPGAAPSGSRPMRGVFAPGDAWTATGDLFRRDADGDFWLVGRDAELIRTAEGIVPPGPIRDALGDLPCVDSVAVYGIPDGDTELAAAAVTLRAPLAGQVAAAEREALKPVDLSEALLRVEPALRPAIVRVVDEIPVTAGWRPQTARLREEGVPAGGDGRTYVRDGTGAYRPAPPAGGTRG, encoded by the coding sequence ATGCCGTCTGCTGCGAACACGCTGCTCCGACTGGGCGCCCGCCTGGGCTCCACGGCCCAGAACGCCCTTGAGGTCGCCCGGTTCGGGGGCTTCGACACCGATGAGGACGCGTCGCCGTACGAGGTCGTGAGCGAGCGGCGGGTGCACCGGCTGCGGCACTACTTCCCCGGCGAGGGCGGCGGGCCCGTGATGCTGCTCGTCCCGCCGCTGATGATGACCGCGGAGGTGTACGACATCTCGTCGCGGGTCAGCGCGGTGGCGACGCTGCGGCGGCTCGGGATCGACCCGTGGGTGGTGGACTTCGGCGCGCCGGAGCGCGAGCCCGGCGGGCTGGAACGGACGATCACCGACCACGTGCTGGCGGTGGACGACGCGGTCGACCGGATCCGGGACATCACCGGACGGGACGTCCACCTCGCCGGATACTCGCAGGGCGGGATGTTCGTCTACCAGGCGGCCGCGTACCGGCGGGCCGAGGGCATAGCGTCGGTGGTGACGTTCGGCAGCCCGTCAGACACGAGCGTGGGCCTGCCGTTCGGGTTGCCGGGCCGGCTCGCGGCCGAGGGCGCCGAGCGGATCCCCGACTGGCTCCTCGGGGCCTTCGCGGTGCCCGGATGGGTCACGCGGACGGGGTTCCAGCTGCTCAGCCCGGTGAAGTCGGTGCGCTCGCGGGTCGATTTCATTCTCCAGCTGCACGACCGGGAGCGGCTCGCGTCGCGTGAGCGGCAGCGGCGCTTCCTGGAGCGGGAGGGCTGGGTGTCGTGGCCGGGCCCGGCGCTGGCCGAGTTCGTCCGCCAGTTCGTCCAGCACAACCGGATGCTCACGGGCGGGTTCGTCATCGGCGACCGGCTGGTGACACTGGCCGACATCACCTGCCCCGTGCTTACGTTCGTCGGGGAGGTGGACGAGATCGCGCCGCCGCCGATGGTCCGCGGCATCCGCCGCGCCGCGCCGCGCGCGCCGGTGTACGAGGCGTCGCTGCGCGCCGGGCACTTCGGGCTGGTGGTCGGCGGTCTCGCGATCGGGCGGACGTGGCCGGCGGTGGCCGGGTGGGCGCGCTGGCGGGAGGACGGGGGCGCGCTGCCGGAGATCGTCACGCCCGTCAGCGGCGACGAGGAGGCCACGCCCGCCGGGCTGCCCGGCGGGCCGGCGGGATACGGGCTGCGGCTCGCGGCGGGCGCGGGCGCCGACGCGGCCCGTCAGGCGTTCACGGCGGCGGCGCGGACGGTGCGCGGGACGCGGCGGCTCGCCGGGGAGGCCGCCCAGAACCTGCCGCGGCTCACCCGGCTGGAGCGGATCGGGCCCGACACGCGCATGTCGCTGGGCCTGCTGCTCGACGAGCAGGCCGCGCGCAGGCCGGATGAGGTGTTCTTCCTCTACCAGGGCCGGGCGCACCGGCACGAGGCCGCCAAGACCCGCGTCGACGCGATCGTCCGCGGGCTGATCGACATCGGCGTCCGGCAGGGCGAGCCGGTGGGCGTGCTGATGGACACCCGCCCGACGGCGCTCGCCCTGGTCGCGGCGCTGAGCCGGCTCGGCGCCGTCGCGGTGCTGCTGCGGCCGGACGGCGACACGGCCGCGGAGGCGCGGCTGGGGCAGGTCACGCGCGTGATCGCCGACCCCGGGCACGCCGGGCGCGCCGCCGGGCTGGACGGCGTCCGGGCGTACCTGCTGGGCGGGCGCGGCACGGGCGACCGGGGCGCGCTGCCGGACATGGAGCTGATCGATCCCGCGCGGGTGACGCTCCCCGGCTGGTACCGGCCCAATCCGGGAAGGGCCGACGACCTGGCCTTCGTGGTGTTCACCGGGGACGGCGAGCACCTGCGCGCCGGGCGCGTCACCAACCGCCGGTGGGCGCTGTCGGCGTTCGGCACCGCCTCGTCGGCGGCGCTGTCCCCGGCGGACACGGTGTTCAGCCTCACCCCGATCCAGCATCCCTCCGCGCTGCTGATGAGCCTCGGCGGCGCCGTCGCGGGCGGCGCGCGGCTGGCCCTGGCCAGCGCCTACGACCCGGAGACGTTCTGGGACGAGGCGCGCCGCTACGGGGTGACCGTCGCGTCCTACACCTGGACGCTGCTCCGCGATCTCGTCAACGCGCCGCCGCACCCGGGGGAGCGGCACCATCCCGTCCGGCTGTTCATCGGCTCGGGCATGCCGCGCGGGCTCTGGCGGCGGGTCGAGGAGCGGTTCGCGCCCGCGCGGGTGCTGGAGTTCTACGCCTCCACCGAGGGCGGGACGATCCTGGTGAACCTGAGCGGGAAGAAGCCCGGATCGCTCGGCCGCCCGATGCCGGGCGGCGCGCCCGTCAGGCTCGCCCGCTACGACCTGGAGGGCGGCCGCCTCGCCGAGGGGGCGGACGGCTTCGCGGTCGAGTGCGCGCCCGGCGAGATCGGGATGCTGCTGGCACGCGTCCGGCCTTCGGCCCCGGGCGCGGCGCCGTCCGGGTCGCGTCCGATGCGGGGCGTGTTCGCGCCCGGGGACGCCTGGACGGCCACCGGGGACCTGTTCCGCCGCGACGCCGACGGCGACTTCTGGCTGGTCGGACGGGACGCCGAGCTGATCCGGACGGCGGAGGGCATCGTCCCGCCCGGCCCGATCAGGGACGCGCTGGGCGACCTGCCCTGCGTCGACTCCGTCGCCGTGTACGGCATCCCGGACGGCGACACCGAGCTGGCGGCGGCCGCGGTCACCCTGCGCGCCCCCCTGGCCGGGCAGGTGGCCGCGGCCGAGCGGGAGGCGCTCAAGCCGGTCGACCTGTCCGAGGCGCTGCTGCGGGTGGAGCCCGCGCTGCGTCCCGCGATCGTCCGGGTCGTGGACGAGATCCCCGTCACGGCCGGGTGGCGGCCGCAGACGGCGCGGCTGCGCGAGGAGGGCGTCCCCGCAGGCGGGGACGGGCGCACCTACGTCCGGGACGGGACGGGCGCCTACCGCCCGGCGCCCCCGGCCGGGGGGACGCGCGGATAG